From a single Fusobacterium pseudoperiodonticum genomic region:
- the gap gene encoding type I glyceraldehyde-3-phosphate dehydrogenase, translating to MAVKVAINGFGRIGRLALRVMSKNKDFDVVAINDLTDAKTLAHLFKYDSAQGRFDGTIEVTDDGFVVDGDSIKVFAKANPEELPWGELGIDVVLECTGFFTSKEKAEAHIKAGAKKVVISAPATGDLKTIVYNVNDNVLDGSETVISGASCTTNCLAPMAKVLNDKFGIVEGLMTTIHAYTNDQNTLDAPHKKGDLRRARAAAENIVPNTTGAAKAIGLVIPELKGKLDGAAQRVPVITGSITELVTVLEKETTIEEINAAMKAASNESFGYTEEELVSSDIIGISFGSLFDATQTKVLSVGGKQLVKTVAWYDNEMSYTSQLIRTLKKFVEISK from the coding sequence ATGGCAGTAAAAGTTGCAATTAATGGATTTGGAAGAATTGGAAGATTAGCATTAAGAGTTATGAGTAAAAATAAAGATTTCGATGTTGTTGCTATAAATGACTTAACAGATGCAAAAACATTAGCACATCTTTTTAAATATGATTCAGCACAAGGAAGATTTGATGGAACAATAGAAGTTACAGATGATGGTTTTGTAGTAGATGGAGATAGCATAAAAGTTTTCGCTAAAGCTAATCCTGAAGAATTACCTTGGGGAGAATTAGGAATAGATGTAGTTCTTGAATGTACTGGTTTCTTTACAAGTAAAGAAAAAGCGGAAGCTCACATCAAAGCAGGAGCTAAAAAAGTTGTTATTTCTGCACCAGCTACAGGAGATTTAAAAACTATTGTTTACAATGTAAATGACAATGTATTAGATGGAAGTGAAACAGTAATATCAGGAGCTTCTTGTACAACTAACTGTCTTGCTCCAATGGCAAAAGTACTAAATGATAAATTTGGAATAGTTGAAGGATTAATGACTACTATCCACGCTTACACTAATGACCAAAATACTTTAGATGCTCCTCATAAAAAAGGAGACTTAAGAAGAGCAAGAGCTGCTGCTGAAAATATAGTTCCTAACACAACTGGAGCTGCAAAAGCTATAGGTCTTGTAATTCCTGAATTAAAAGGAAAATTAGATGGAGCTGCTCAAAGAGTACCTGTTATAACTGGATCAATCACTGAACTTGTAACAGTTTTAGAAAAAGAAACTACTATTGAAGAAATCAATGCTGCTATGAAAGCTGCAAGCAACGAATCATTTGGATATACTGAAGAAGAATTAGTATCAAGCGATATCATTGGAATTAGTTTTGGATCATTATTTGATGCAACTCAAACTAAAGTTCTATCAGTTGGAGGAAAACAATTAGTTAAAACTGTTGCTTGGTATGACAATGAAATGTCTTACACTTCTCAACTTATAAGAACATTAAAGAAATTTGTTGAAATTTCTAAATAA
- a CDS encoding RluA family pseudouridine synthase: MKKYIVEHEFDGYEIGTYLKETKGYSSRGLRNLEIYLNGKRIKNNAKKIKKLNRIVIIEKEKSTGIKAMDIPIDIAYEDENLLIVNKEPYIIVHPTQKKVDKTLANAIVNYFEKTLGKTLVPRFYNRLDMNTSGLIIIAKNAYTQAFLQDKTEVKKTYKVIVSGIIEEDDFFIEIPIGKVGDDLRRIELSEENGGKSAKTHIKVLERNREKNITFLEARLYTGRTHQIRAHLSLIGHPLVGDELYGGDMNLAKRQMLHAYKLEFQNPKTLENLKVEIEIPLDMKELLK, translated from the coding sequence ATGAAAAAATATATAGTAGAACATGAGTTCGATGGTTATGAAATTGGAACTTATTTAAAAGAAACAAAGGGCTATTCTAGTAGAGGTCTTAGAAATTTAGAAATCTATCTAAATGGAAAAAGAATTAAAAATAATGCCAAGAAGATTAAGAAATTAAATAGAATAGTTATAATTGAAAAAGAAAAAAGTACAGGTATAAAGGCTATGGATATACCAATAGACATAGCTTATGAAGATGAAAATTTACTTATAGTAAATAAAGAACCATATATCATAGTTCATCCTACTCAAAAAAAAGTGGATAAAACTTTAGCAAATGCTATTGTAAATTATTTTGAAAAAACCTTGGGAAAAACCTTAGTGCCTAGATTCTATAATCGTTTAGATATGAATACATCTGGACTTATCATAATTGCAAAAAATGCATATACTCAAGCTTTTTTACAAGATAAAACAGAAGTTAAAAAGACATATAAAGTTATCGTGAGTGGAATAATAGAGGAAGATGATTTTTTTATAGAAATCCCCATAGGAAAAGTTGGAGATGACTTAAGAAGAATAGAACTTTCTGAAGAAAATGGTGGAAAGTCAGCTAAAACTCATATAAAAGTTTTAGAAAGAAATCGTGAGAAAAATATTACCTTTCTTGAAGCTAGACTATACACCGGTAGAACTCATCAGATAAGAGCTCACTTATCCCTTATTGGTCACCCTTTGGTGGGAGATGAACTCTATGGTGGAGATATGAATTTAGCAAAAAGACAAATGCTACATGCATATAAATTAGAATTTCAAAATCCAAAAACTTTAGAAAATCTAAAAGTTGAGATTGAAATTCCTCTTGATATGAAAGAACTTTTAAAATAA
- a CDS encoding low specificity L-threonine aldolase has translation MISFKNDYSEGACPEVLEALVKTNYEQTIGYGEDAYCEEAKNLIKENINYPNADIYFLVGGTQVNTTVISHCLKPYEAVIASKTGHISIHETGAIEATGHKIIEVEPVDGKLTPDLILNELRKHEDHHMVKPKMVYISNTTEIGTVYTKDELEAISKVCKDNNLYLFLDGARLASALASEKCDINLEDYPKYCDVFYIGGTKCGLLFGEAVVIINEDVKKEFNFSIKQKGGLFAKGRLLGVQFATLFKNDLYYRIGVHSNKMALKIKNAFIEKGIKLATDSYTNQIFVDLSEKQIKELEKDVIFSVEFFSIGESQSSRFVTSWATKEEDVDKLVELIKNLNVD, from the coding sequence ATGATAAGTTTTAAAAATGATTATAGTGAAGGAGCTTGTCCTGAAGTTTTAGAAGCACTTGTTAAGACAAATTATGAACAAACAATAGGTTATGGTGAAGATGCATATTGTGAGGAAGCTAAAAATTTAATCAAAGAAAATATTAACTATCCTAATGCTGATATTTACTTTTTAGTTGGTGGAACTCAAGTAAATACAACTGTTATTTCTCATTGTTTGAAACCTTATGAAGCTGTTATAGCTTCAAAAACAGGTCATATTTCTATACATGAAACTGGAGCTATAGAAGCAACAGGTCATAAAATAATTGAAGTTGAGCCTGTTGATGGAAAGTTGACACCTGATCTAATACTAAATGAATTGAGAAAACATGAAGATCATCATATGGTTAAACCTAAAATGGTCTATATTTCAAATACCACTGAAATAGGAACTGTCTACACTAAAGATGAGTTAGAAGCAATTAGCAAAGTATGTAAAGATAATAATTTATATCTATTTTTAGATGGAGCTAGACTTGCCTCTGCACTTGCTTCAGAAAAATGTGATATAAACTTAGAAGACTATCCTAAATATTGTGATGTTTTCTATATTGGTGGTACAAAATGTGGTCTATTATTTGGTGAAGCTGTAGTTATTATAAATGAAGATGTAAAGAAAGAATTTAATTTCTCTATCAAGCAAAAAGGTGGATTATTTGCAAAGGGAAGACTGTTAGGAGTTCAATTTGCTACTCTATTTAAAAACGATCTATATTATAGAATAGGAGTTCATTCTAATAAGATGGCTTTAAAAATTAAAAATGCCTTTATTGAAAAAGGAATTAAACTAGCAACTGATTCATATACTAACCAAATTTTTGTTGATTTAAGTGAAAAACAAATAAAAGAATTAGAAAAAGATGTTATCTTTTCTGTTGAATTTTTTAGTATAGGTGAAAGTCAATCATCAAGATTTGTAACTTCTTGGGCAACTAAAGAAGAAGATGTAGATAAACTTGTTGAATTAATAAAAAATCTAAATGTAGATTGA
- a CDS encoding VirK/YbjX family protein yields the protein MKKELNFYFSAIKNSTNKGEINTLKKKIKYIFRNLIFYKYSKKLANFILNDKFLKENIHKYPALCSKIHRPYLANSIKLEDKANIIISSYIFLNNYFKDNFLAELYEKGIYKICEIEGKNEEQLFFYLKVYTDFEKEGEFNLICTDKFENQLVKLTFAVDNNKIAIAGLQGMKKDENLEKIKYVTKNFYGIFPKKITLEVLYLLFSNFQKKAVSNNGHVYLSLRYKFKKYRKINVDYDEFWESLGAKRENETFWLLPEKLTRKNIEDIPSKKRSQYTNRYKILDELKDKVDSFLLTYKK from the coding sequence TTGAAAAAAGAATTAAATTTTTATTTTTCAGCAATAAAGAACAGTACAAACAAAGGAGAAATAAATACTTTAAAGAAAAAAATTAAATATATTTTTAGAAATTTAATATTCTATAAGTATTCAAAAAAATTAGCTAATTTCATTTTGAATGATAAGTTTCTAAAAGAAAATATACATAAATACCCTGCTTTATGTTCTAAAATACATAGACCTTACTTAGCAAATTCCATTAAATTAGAGGATAAAGCAAATATAATTATCTCATCCTATATTTTTTTAAATAATTATTTTAAAGATAATTTTCTAGCTGAATTATATGAAAAAGGGATTTATAAAATTTGTGAGATAGAAGGTAAAAATGAAGAACAGTTATTTTTTTATCTCAAAGTCTATACTGACTTTGAAAAAGAAGGTGAATTTAATTTAATATGTACAGATAAATTTGAAAACCAGTTAGTAAAGTTAACTTTTGCTGTTGATAATAATAAAATAGCTATTGCTGGTCTACAAGGTATGAAAAAAGATGAAAATCTAGAAAAAATTAAATATGTAACTAAGAACTTCTATGGCATTTTTCCAAAAAAGATAACATTAGAAGTTTTATACCTACTGTTTAGTAATTTTCAAAAAAAAGCAGTAAGTAATAATGGTCATGTCTATCTATCTTTAAGATATAAATTTAAAAAATATAGAAAAATTAATGTTGACTATGATGAATTTTGGGAAAGTTTAGGAGCTAAAAGAGAAAATGAAACTTTTTGGCTTTTACCTGAAAAATTAACTAGAAAAAACATAGAAGATATCCCAAGTAAAAAAAGATCTCAATACACTAATAGGTACAAAATATTAGATGAATTGAAAGATAAAGTAGATAGTTTCTTGTTAACTTATAAAAAATAA
- a CDS encoding tRNA (cytidine(34)-2'-O)-methyltransferase — MNIVLYQPEIPYNTGNIGRSCVLTNTTLHLIKPLGFSLDEKQVRRAGMDYWHLVDLKIWESFEDFLEANRNIRLFYATTKTRQKYSDVKYEENDFIMFGPESRGIPEEILNTNPERCITIPMIPMGRSLNLSNSAVIILYEAYRQLGFNF; from the coding sequence ATGAATATAGTATTGTATCAACCAGAAATTCCTTATAATACAGGAAATATTGGAAGAAGTTGTGTATTAACAAATACAACTTTACATTTAATAAAACCATTAGGTTTTTCTCTTGATGAAAAACAGGTAAGAAGAGCTGGAATGGATTATTGGCATTTAGTAGATTTAAAAATTTGGGAATCTTTTGAAGATTTCTTAGAAGCTAACAGAAATATACGTTTGTTTTACGCTACAACAAAGACTAGGCAAAAATATTCTGATGTCAAATATGAAGAAAATGATTTCATCATGTTTGGACCGGAATCAAGAGGAATACCAGAAGAAATTTTAAATACAAATCCTGAAAGATGTATAACTATCCCTATGATACCAATGGGAAGATCTTTAAATCTTTCTAATTCGGCTGTTATAATTTTGTATGAGGCATATAGACAATTAGGTTTTAATTTTTAG
- a CDS encoding histidine phosphatase family protein → MEIYFVRHGQTIWNVEKRFQGLSDSPLTELGITQAKLLGKKLKDIKFDKFYSTSLKRANDTANYIKGDRDQEVEIFDDFIEISMGDMEGMGHEKFKELYPVQLKNFFFNQIEYDPREYNGESFLEVRERVIKGLNKFVELNKNYERVLVVSHGATLKTLLHYISGKDISTLSNEEIPKNTSYTIVKYEDGKFEITDFSNTSHLDELKKI, encoded by the coding sequence ATGGAGATATATTTTGTAAGACATGGACAAACGATTTGGAATGTCGAAAAAAGATTCCAAGGGCTTTCTGATTCTCCTCTTACTGAGTTAGGAATTACTCAAGCAAAATTATTGGGTAAAAAATTAAAAGATATTAAATTCGATAAATTTTATTCAACATCTTTAAAGAGAGCAAATGATACCGCAAATTATATAAAAGGTGACAGAGACCAAGAAGTTGAAATTTTTGATGATTTTATTGAAATTTCAATGGGAGATATGGAAGGTATGGGACATGAGAAATTTAAAGAACTTTATCCTGTCCAATTAAAAAACTTCTTTTTCAATCAAATTGAGTATGATCCAAGAGAATATAATGGTGAAAGTTTTCTTGAAGTTAGAGAAAGAGTTATCAAAGGTTTAAATAAGTTTGTTGAATTGAATAAAAATTATGAAAGAGTTTTAGTTGTGAGCCATGGAGCAACTTTAAAAACTTTACTACACTATATAAGTGGAAAAGATATTTCTACTTTAAGTAATGAAGAAATACCTAAAAATACTAGCTACACTATAGTAAAATATGAAGATGGAAAATTTGAAATCACAGATTTTTCTAATACAAGTCATTTAGATGAACTTAAGAAAATTTGA
- a CDS encoding helix-turn-helix domain-containing protein, with translation MNKEVNVGMTIKNIRKSKKLLLKEVASKCGISSSMLSQIEKGNANPSLNTIKSIAQVLEVPLFKFFIDSDKEKYEFHLLKKNERKIISTEYVTYELLSPDVETNIECMQMTLIGKNAETSVKPMSHKGEEIAVLLDGKVKLTIGKFSVILSSGDSIHIPAMAPHKWTNLNDTKSVIIFSVTPPEF, from the coding sequence ATGAATAAAGAAGTTAATGTTGGTATGACTATCAAGAATATAAGAAAATCAAAAAAATTACTTTTAAAAGAAGTTGCTTCAAAATGTGGAATTTCTTCTTCAATGTTAAGTCAAATTGAAAAAGGAAACGCTAATCCCTCATTAAATACAATAAAATCTATTGCACAAGTTTTAGAAGTTCCTCTATTTAAATTTTTTATAGATTCAGATAAAGAAAAATATGAATTTCATCTTTTGAAAAAAAATGAAAGAAAAATTATCTCAACTGAATATGTAACTTATGAATTATTATCTCCAGATGTTGAAACAAATATTGAGTGTATGCAAATGACTTTAATAGGAAAAAATGCTGAAACATCAGTTAAACCAATGTCACATAAAGGTGAAGAGATTGCTGTATTGTTAGATGGAAAAGTAAAATTAACTATTGGAAAATTCTCTGTTATTCTTTCTTCTGGTGACTCTATCCATATCCCAGCAATGGCTCCACATAAATGGACTAATTTAAACGATACAAAAAGTGTAATTATTTTTTCAGTAACTCCACCAGAATTTTAA